The genomic window CCTAGTATCCTTCCCACCAGCTCGGATCTGTGAGATTCGGTGTCGATGGTTTCAAAGGCCAAGCCCAATATGAAAGTACCTGAAGCATTGTCCCTATACCCAATGGCTGCATTCAGACCATTCCCATATTGGAGTGTTATTTCGCCACCTGAAGCAGGGCTAAAATGATCAGGCCAGTCTTCAATATATGGAGATGTACCATAATTAAAGCCAAATCCTGAGAAAAAAGGTCCAACTCCATTAATAGTTGCATGATTGCCATCATCCCCAGCATAAGTCACATGTAAAATCTGGCTCAGAAAATCTGCATCAGCAGTTGAGCCTGCACTTAAATCAAATCCAATTTCTGCCCCTGATGCGAACAAATACCCCCCGCCATTTAAATAGGCAGTGACTACATTTTGTTCTGAGGTGCTGAAAGTTTCATCCGTTCTGCTATCATCACCCATAAACCAGAAGACAACGGAATAATCGTGAATATCCTGGGTAGCAGTCACCCACTCATTGCTTACCGTTGTGATGCCTGCAGAAGAACCACTATTCACAATGGCTTCAGAATAATACGTGGCAAAATTGTGCTGGCGACTGGTCCAGGATCCATTTGTGCGATCAAATCCATCAACCACCAGGATGGGTGAAGCATCGCTGTTAAGACGAACACCATAGGTATCTGAATATTCACTCTGGTTTGGTATAGCTGCAGTATCCACTGCCTTCATTCGGAACTGCAAATAGGTGTCTTGGGGGAACCCGACCACTTCAAAGCTGGTCATATCAGCAGTGAGAATAGATGGACCATGATTGGAGCTCCAGTTAACACCATCATATGAGAATTCAAGGATATATCCGGCTAGATCTGCATCACTGGGTGCTTCCCATTCGAAGTGAAGATTACCACTGGCATCTGGGCCAATGTATCTGAAATCAGGTCGCCCTGGTGGCAGAAGATCAACATCACTAAGTAGAACGTTAACATAGGTGGTATCCCAGTTGTCTCGCGTATCGGAACTCATCACCGAAATAACATATGGACCCGGTTCGTAAAGGTCACAATCGAGATAGTCATTTGAAGTGACGCGATTGGTCACGATGTAGCGATAAATACTGGTGGAGGATCCAGGAGCATAAACCCGATTAATATTTGAATTGGAGTACAATTGATCAGCCTCAAACCAGAAATGAGGTCCTCTCAATATCTCAGAGGTGTCAGCTGAATACAGTGCCCAGCCAATGGTATAGATGCCATTGTTCATATCAATGCTGGATTGGAGATCGGTTGTATCTGCCGCCTGGGCAATGATATCCACACGACCACTGAGGGTATTGTTTGAGAAAGCGCTGGAGCTCTCATCCATGACGAATTGAATAATCGGAGAGCGGGGGTGGTAAGGATCCACGAAAGGCGTGATTTTTCCAGGCAAAAGTGGATTCCCTGTAGGATGACCACTGGCTCCTCCTCCATAATTCAGGTGGATATGAGCATAACTATCGGTATGACCCACTACCGCTCCCTGGGCGACTGTATTGCCCACATGGAGAGTAGCCAATGGAAGCACATGGACATAGGCAAAATCTTCAACTCTGATCCAATCTGAACCGATTCCAGTGACAGTGCCAGCCATGATACTGAGTGCATTCTGTCCGGGAGCCAGTGGCATATCCGTACCATTGTGAAAATGATCCCTGTTTTCACGACATTCATCAAAAGTAGCAGAGATACGATGTTGTTGATTCATGGGTGCCATGGGCCAGGAAAAATTATTTATCTGCGCCGCCAATCCCAATGGTAGCCACAGGAAGATAAGGTATTGACGCATTACTGGCTGATCTCTAGCCACTCATAGTTGGTACCGATAAAAAAGCGATCTCCATCAGTATCAATCTTGAACAAACGGGGTGAGCGTGGATCAATTTCTATATCAACGGTGCGGTTCGACTGGGGAAAAAAGATTTGAGAGAAATGGGTATTTCGTTTGGCAAAGAAATCAGCGGCAACTCGGATAACAGCTACTTCACCCCGGTTGTTGACTGAGACTCCCAGGCAGACTTTGTTTTCATGATCAAAAAGAATCTTTTGGACGCGTTTGGGTCCTAATTCAAATAACTGGATGAACTCATGACTACTTACGGCTGCCAGAAAGGAACCATCGGGAGATAAATAGAGTTCATGTCCAAAATTTTTGTTACTCCACAGTACTTCACCCCCGGTTGATAGCTCAACTATGAAGGGCTGCATCTCAGTCTCCGTTGCGGAGTAGTTATACCCACTAACAAAAAAGCGCTGATTCTGAAATACAAAATCCTGGAGATAGCTGAAAGGTAGATAGGATGTTTTTTGACCGCGTCCGCCAGAATCAATGCTAATGAAAAGAGACTTTCCTGCAGGACCGCCATTAAAACCAGGGCGTTCAAGGAGTATATAGCATTTGTCTCCAACCCATTGCATGAGGACATTGCGCTCCATGCTCATATCACCCTCATCCTCATATAGCTGGCCTTCAGCTATGAGATTACCAGATTCATAGAAATAAATCAAAGCCTTCACAGGATCGACCAGAGCCAGCACACCTTTATCGGAGATTGCCGCCACAGGCGGTTTAAGATCTGATTCGGTACCGATGTTCACAGAATACTGCAGATCACTTTGACCATCGAGGATGAAATAATCAGAATATCGTTTCCCGTTCTTAATGTCTCCCAGATCTTGCAGCATTGAGATCAGACGAAAATCTCCTGTGGGAGAAAGACTTATTTTGGCTTCAGATCTATATGCTGGCATTTTTCTAATAGATTGATCATCAATCATATACTGGGAATTATTTGATGTATAGTACAGGGGTTGGCCATTCAAGGATACCCAGGACTTTGCGGCTTCCCTGAGCGTGACTTGTGAATCCACCGGAAGCGCTATTGCATTGCTTAGGAACAGGGTTTGCAGTCCTATTAAGATCATCTTTAGCATACTATTAATTTTCCTTCCCACGGCCATCTTGGCTAATAAAGTAATCACATTCAACGGCTAGTATTTTGATTCTATCCACGTTGTCTGGGTTTTTGGAACCATACAATATAGTAACTCATACTGAGAGTATACAAAAAGAGGCTACCCGATAGCAGCCTCTTTTTCCAAATATTCTCACTTTACGGAGATGGGGTTCTAAAATCCATAAGATACTGATAAATGATTAACATTCTTGAAGGGGCCGAAATCTGTGAGCGAATAGTCCAGACTCAGCTGTTTTCCACCAAATGGAACCCTGATACCACCGCCAAATGCGCTGGTTCCTACTGGATTTTCCTGACCCAGATGCCTGATACCACCCCTTAGGAATATCATATCTATGAAGGTAAACTCTGCACCAATATTGAAAAATTCCACATTATCATTGGGATGAACCATATCAACGGCGAGGACTGATTTTAGCAAATCACTGGAATAGAGATCCACAGCAAAGCTTGTGGTCAATTGCATGGGAATATCCCATTCGTCCAGTTCAAGTTCAGCACGAATGAACTCATTGTTACCCTCAATAACTGGGTCTGGATCAGTGGTGACCAGATTTGCGCGGCCAGAAAATTTCATTGATGTTCCGTAATTCCGAAGGACGAATCCAATTCTAAAATTTCGCCAACTGGAGTGATAGATAGAACCTACATCAACAGCCATGGATGAGGCTGACATGGTCCATATCCGTTCCTGCAAGAATTTTGAAGTTACACCGAATGAAAACCTATCTGTCACTTTCTTTGCAAATGCTACTCCAATGGAGAAATCGCCTCCATCAAAATACTCTCCTGTTCCCTCTGGCTGTGAAACAGTGGTAACTTCATCCTGGGGAATGGATAGCGAAACAACATAGAGGCCGAGTGTTCCAACGTTAGGCACAGGATATGCCAGGGTCATACTGCTGCTTTTTATCCCGGCTATCCAATTCAAATGGCTTATGGATACTT from Candidatus Neomarinimicrobiota bacterium includes these protein-coding regions:
- a CDS encoding PorV/PorQ family protein produces the protein MRVTKCISLILVVFAFSMANAETITKAGTTSGQFFKIGMSARGAGMGDAATSIVSDGSAIFWNPAGLAYVGSGEVSISHLNWIAGIKSSSMTLAYPVPNVGTLGLYVVSLSIPQDEVTTVSQPEGTGEYFDGGDFSIGVAFAKKVTDRFSFGVTSKFLQERIWTMSASSMAVDVGSIYHSSWRNFRIGFVLRNYGTSMKFSGRANLVTTDPDPVIEGNNEFIRAELELDEWDIPMQLTTSFAVDLYSSDLLKSVLAVDMVHPNDNVEFFNIGAEFTFIDMIFLRGGIRHLGQENPVGTSAFGGGIRVPFGGKQLSLDYSLTDFGPFKNVNHLSVSYGF